Proteins encoded in a region of the Bacteroidota bacterium genome:
- the clpB gene encoding ATP-dependent chaperone ClpB, protein MNTDRLTVKVQESLQNAIRLASSMNQQVIEPEHVYLGCAEDPEGVLTAVISKISGQPDLLLNRVREAAERLPRVSGASIQQPYLSNQTGKLFDKAQKMADDMKDDFISTEHVLIAMTDLPGQLKEILASFGVKKDTILAVLKEIRGNQRVTDAGAESRYQALRRFARDLNEMARKHKLDPVIGRDDEIRRVLQILSRRTKNNPVLIGEPGVGKTAIAEGLAHRIVTGDVPEGLKDKRVFALDMGALIAGAKYRGEFEDRLKAVIKEVVESDGEYILFIDEIHTLVGAGSAEGAMDAANILKPALARGELRAVGATTLDEYRKHIEKDAALERRFQPVLVGEPSLEESVSILRGLKEKYEVHHGVRITDSAIVAAVELSDRYISDRFLPDKAIDLVDEAASRLRMEIDSMPEELDIIERQIRQLEIELEGIKREKDSSNTVKEDQIRKELARLGEERSALRAHWLREKELIQKIREIKSAMDTARTQAEQHERDGNFGKVAEIRYGTLTALEKDLKSVNELLAAHQVSLKMLKEEVEADDIAGIVSRWTGIPVTRMLESERQKLLHMEERLANRVVGQREAVEAVSAAVRRSRAGLQDENRPIGSFIFMGTTGVGKTELARALAEFMFDDEGALIRLDMSEYMEKHSVSRLIGAPPGYVGYDEGGQLTEAVRRKPYSVVLLDEIEKAHPDVFNVLLQLLDDGRLTDNQGRTVNFKNTIIIMTSNLGSAIIQDDLANLTGMNRQAVLEQVREKLLQQLKMTLRPEFLNRIDEIIVFHPLSRDEVKGIVSIQFRRIQALALKAGIRLEIAPEAVARLADLGYDPQFGARPLKRLLQKHLVNPLSEKILSGLVQAGDSLEVIRHGDGFDFAKVEYVGTDPV, encoded by the coding sequence ATGAATACAGACCGTCTGACGGTTAAAGTTCAGGAATCCCTGCAAAATGCAATCAGGCTGGCTTCCTCCATGAATCAGCAGGTGATTGAGCCGGAACATGTGTATCTGGGGTGTGCTGAGGACCCCGAGGGGGTTCTGACCGCGGTCATCAGTAAAATTTCTGGTCAACCGGATCTGTTGCTGAACCGGGTACGTGAAGCAGCCGAACGGCTTCCCCGGGTGTCGGGTGCAAGTATTCAGCAGCCGTACCTGAGCAATCAGACCGGAAAACTGTTTGACAAGGCCCAGAAAATGGCGGATGACATGAAAGATGATTTCATCTCAACCGAGCATGTCCTGATTGCCATGACCGATCTTCCCGGGCAGTTAAAGGAAATACTCGCTTCTTTTGGTGTGAAAAAGGACACCATTCTGGCGGTTCTGAAGGAAATCAGAGGCAACCAGCGGGTGACCGATGCCGGTGCTGAATCGAGGTATCAGGCACTCAGGCGATTTGCCCGTGATTTAAACGAAATGGCCCGGAAACACAAACTTGATCCGGTGATTGGCCGTGATGACGAAATCCGTCGCGTGCTTCAGATTCTTTCCCGGCGTACGAAGAACAACCCGGTCCTGATCGGAGAACCCGGGGTGGGAAAAACCGCCATTGCTGAAGGATTGGCTCACCGGATTGTCACCGGAGATGTTCCTGAGGGTCTGAAAGACAAGCGTGTATTTGCACTTGATATGGGGGCCCTGATTGCCGGCGCAAAATACCGGGGTGAATTCGAGGACCGGCTGAAGGCCGTCATTAAGGAAGTGGTTGAGTCGGATGGCGAATACATTCTCTTTATCGATGAAATCCACACGCTGGTTGGTGCCGGATCTGCAGAAGGGGCCATGGATGCCGCGAATATTCTGAAACCGGCTCTGGCCCGTGGCGAATTACGGGCCGTTGGTGCCACCACTCTGGATGAATACCGCAAGCACATCGAAAAAGATGCCGCGCTTGAACGCCGGTTTCAGCCGGTTCTGGTCGGGGAGCCCTCTCTGGAAGAATCGGTTTCGATTCTGCGGGGACTGAAGGAAAAATATGAAGTTCATCACGGGGTGAGAATTACCGACTCGGCTATTGTTGCAGCAGTTGAGCTCTCTGACCGGTATATCTCTGATCGGTTTCTGCCCGATAAGGCCATCGATCTGGTCGATGAAGCTGCCAGTCGTTTACGGATGGAAATCGATTCCATGCCGGAAGAACTGGATATCATCGAACGGCAGATCCGGCAACTGGAAATCGAACTGGAAGGAATCAAACGCGAAAAGGATTCTTCCAACACGGTCAAGGAAGACCAGATCCGGAAGGAACTTGCCCGTCTTGGCGAGGAGCGGTCGGCTCTGCGGGCGCATTGGCTCCGGGAAAAGGAATTGATCCAGAAGATCAGAGAAATCAAATCGGCCATGGATACGGCCCGGACACAGGCCGAGCAGCATGAACGGGATGGCAATTTCGGAAAGGTGGCTGAAATCAGGTATGGAACCCTGACGGCCCTTGAAAAAGATCTTAAATCGGTCAATGAACTGCTGGCGGCCCATCAGGTCAGCCTGAAAATGCTGAAGGAAGAAGTAGAAGCCGATGACATTGCGGGCATTGTGTCGCGATGGACAGGAATTCCGGTTACCCGCATGCTTGAATCGGAGCGGCAGAAATTGTTGCACATGGAAGAACGTCTGGCTAACCGGGTGGTGGGTCAGCGGGAAGCTGTTGAAGCTGTCTCTGCAGCGGTACGCAGATCGCGTGCGGGCTTACAGGATGAAAATCGTCCCATCGGGTCGTTCATTTTTATGGGAACCACCGGCGTGGGTAAAACCGAGCTGGCCCGGGCACTTGCCGAATTCATGTTTGATGATGAAGGTGCGCTGATCCGACTCGACATGAGTGAGTACATGGAGAAGCATTCTGTATCGAGGTTGATCGGGGCCCCTCCGGGCTATGTCGGATACGATGAAGGTGGCCAGCTGACCGAGGCTGTCCGGAGAAAACCCTACTCGGTGGTTTTACTCGATGAAATCGAAAAAGCCCATCCCGATGTATTTAATGTGCTACTGCAGTTGCTCGATGATGGCAGGCTGACCGATAACCAGGGCCGGACCGTCAATTTTAAAAACACCATCATTATCATGACATCAAATCTGGGATCAGCCATTATTCAGGATGATCTGGCGAACCTGACCGGAATGAACCGTCAGGCGGTGCTGGAACAAGTGCGGGAGAAACTGCTTCAGCAGTTAAAAATGACGCTTCGTCCGGAATTCCTGAACCGCATCGATGAAATCATTGTTTTTCATCCGCTTTCACGCGACGAGGTTAAGGGGATTGTCAGTATTCAGTTCCGGCGGATTCAGGCACTGGCTCTGAAGGCGGGTATCCGGCTTGAAATTGCTCCGGAGGCGGTGGCTCGTCTGGCCGATCTTGGATACGATCCGCAGTTTGGTGCCCGGCCGTTAAAAAGGTTGCTTCAGAAACATCTGGTCAATCCGCTGTCAGAAAAAATATTGAGCGGACTGGTTCAGGCAGGTGACTCTCTCGAGGTCATCCGGCATGGAGATGGATTTGATTTTGCGAAGGTGGAGTACGTGGGAACCGACCCGGTTTAA
- a CDS encoding ketopantoate reductase family protein, with amino-acid sequence MKTVIIGIGGVGGYFGGLLSLHYTGQPGHEVCFISRGDQLNAIRQHGLRIISDGDQRVVHPDIVISSTDHLGKADLVILAVKSYSLESVLPLLHPICGPDTVVIPVQNGLGNTEKIRAACKSGIICDGLVYVIAEIKQPGVVIRQGDAQKIIFGLQGTSHPKLEGIRDYLKEPGFDVVLTEDPLKYKWLKFQFIGALSVVAAAHDMTIGEVLKTPKTSEAYIAIMEEIRYVAKACGIRLPENAAEKSYEIAMKSPAESTTSFQRDYLSGKPHELEAYLGELLALAHDHQIPVPMSEMYYRKLKA; translated from the coding sequence ATGAAAACGGTGATCATCGGCATTGGTGGCGTTGGTGGCTACTTTGGCGGTCTTTTATCGCTTCACTACACCGGCCAGCCGGGTCATGAAGTCTGTTTTATCTCCAGAGGAGACCAACTGAATGCCATCCGTCAGCACGGTCTTCGGATTATTTCAGACGGCGACCAGCGAGTGGTCCATCCCGATATCGTCATCAGTTCCACCGATCATCTCGGAAAGGCAGACCTGGTCATTCTTGCCGTAAAAAGTTACAGCCTCGAATCCGTTCTCCCATTGCTTCATCCCATCTGCGGACCCGATACGGTGGTCATTCCTGTTCAGAACGGATTGGGAAATACAGAAAAAATACGTGCAGCCTGTAAATCAGGAATCATCTGTGATGGTTTGGTTTATGTGATCGCAGAAATCAAACAACCGGGAGTCGTGATCCGCCAGGGAGATGCACAGAAAATCATTTTCGGACTACAGGGAACCAGCCATCCGAAACTGGAAGGAATCCGGGATTATCTGAAGGAACCGGGTTTCGATGTGGTCCTGACCGAAGATCCGCTCAAGTATAAATGGTTGAAGTTTCAGTTTATCGGGGCACTCAGTGTGGTGGCCGCGGCCCATGACATGACCATCGGCGAGGTGCTCAAAACGCCAAAAACATCCGAGGCCTACATTGCAATCATGGAAGAAATCCGGTATGTGGCCAAAGCCTGCGGCATCAGGTTACCCGAAAATGCTGCCGAAAAGTCCTATGAAATTGCCATGAAATCCCCTGCAGAGTCAACAACGTCGTTCCAGCGGGACTACCTGTCGGGCAAACCCCATGAACTGGAAGCCTATCTGGGAGAACTGCTGGCTCTGGCCCACGACCATCAGATTCCGGTGCCCATGTCAGAAATGTACTACCGGAAACTGAAAGCCTGA